The proteins below come from a single Acidobacteriota bacterium genomic window:
- a CDS encoding sulfatase, with product MDRLPHLHQRFSTTFNPSRLLVLLLLAVSFAGEPFALQAQEPPPRFPNVLVITVDTLRTDRVSAYGYHRKTSPALDRLIQQGARFDEARCVEPLTGPSLASMLTSVHPHDHGATRNGLAVRPGLTSLGTVLGQRGYRTAALVSNWTLRSRLSGLDEHFEEYVEVFTRKRWFGLMNSEATAEDVTTEASQWIRDHAENQGRRPFLAWVHYVEPHAPYRLHEEQAERLRLGGGELSKSDRYDTEVGFVDQAIGELLATVEELYPKNRTVVVFASDHGENLGEHGYWGHGRHLWEENLRIPLSITWPGTIPPQVVRAPSTNLDIAPTVLGLIGLPIPEGFQGLDWTPILHGDQEQPLQRTTHHQAHRGAVHSPKDEDRARRKGLLEVAIVEGQRKEVLRIKGNDKHRAYDLSTDPGEQKNLVTQSSEASATLATWLGQVNEGLTAADNLPAPALDEESREQLRALGYLD from the coding sequence ATGGATCGATTGCCGCACCTTCATCAGCGTTTCTCCACCACCTTCAACCCCTCCCGACTCCTCGTTCTCCTGCTGCTGGCAGTGAGCTTCGCCGGGGAGCCCTTCGCCCTCCAAGCTCAAGAGCCGCCGCCGCGGTTTCCCAACGTGCTGGTGATCACCGTCGACACCCTGCGCACCGACCGCGTCTCCGCCTATGGCTATCACCGCAAAACCTCCCCGGCCCTGGACCGGCTGATCCAGCAAGGCGCACGCTTCGACGAAGCTCGTTGTGTCGAGCCCCTCACCGGTCCCTCGCTGGCCTCGATGCTGACCTCCGTCCACCCTCACGACCACGGCGCTACCCGCAACGGCCTGGCGGTGCGCCCCGGCCTGACCTCTCTCGGCACGGTCCTCGGCCAGCGCGGCTACCGCACCGCCGCCCTGGTGAGCAACTGGACCCTGCGCAGCCGTCTGTCAGGCCTGGACGAGCATTTCGAGGAGTACGTCGAGGTCTTCACCCGCAAGCGGTGGTTCGGCCTGATGAACTCCGAGGCCACCGCTGAAGACGTCACCACCGAAGCCTCCCAGTGGATTCGCGACCACGCCGAGAACCAGGGCCGCCGGCCCTTCCTCGCCTGGGTGCACTACGTCGAGCCCCACGCCCCCTACCGTCTTCACGAGGAGCAGGCGGAACGTCTCCGGCTGGGGGGCGGCGAGCTGAGCAAATCCGACCGCTACGACACCGAGGTGGGCTTCGTCGACCAGGCCATCGGCGAGCTCCTGGCCACCGTCGAAGAGCTCTACCCCAAGAACCGCACCGTCGTCGTCTTCGCCTCCGACCACGGCGAGAACCTCGGCGAGCACGGCTATTGGGGCCACGGCCGCCACCTGTGGGAAGAAAACCTTCGAATCCCCCTCTCCATCACCTGGCCCGGCACCATTCCCCCCCAGGTGGTGCGGGCTCCGTCCACCAACCTCGACATCGCCCCCACCGTCCTCGGCCTCATCGGCCTGCCCATTCCCGAGGGCTTTCAAGGCCTCGACTGGACCCCCATCCTGCACGGAGACCAAGAGCAGCCTCTCCAACGCACCACCCACCATCAAGCCCACCGCGGCGCCGTCCACTCCCCCAAAGACGAAGACCGCGCCCGCCGAAAGGGACTGCTCGAAGTCGCCATAGTCGAAGGCCAGCGCAAAGAAGTGCTGCGCATCAAAGGCAACGATAAACACCGCGCCTACGATCTGAGCACCGACCCCGGTGAGCAAAAGAACCTGGTCACCCAGAGCTCCGAGGCCTCCGCCACCCTCGCCACCTGGCTCGGCCAGGTCAACGAAGGCCTCACCGCCGCCGACAACCTGCCGGCCCCGGCGCTGGACGAGGAATCCCGAGAACAACTCCGCGCCCTGGGCTACCTCGACTAG
- a CDS encoding transposase, with protein MKQSIRFVPPGGALVLVTHRCLQARFLLTPNSQLNQLAKAIVARAARRAGVEVVVVLIFGNHVHLLLRVPNAHAMAQFMHYFAGNLAREAGRIHRWSGKFWHRQYSYSVVADDEESQVQILRYLLSHGCKEDLVASPLQWPGLHPASMILEGQAHRGTWVDRTSLCRDRHNRPASPPKEEDYEQEEILQLAQLPCWAGLSWEEYQARVRALVEQIEDETRARHRKHGTRPMGRKRVLRQKPHAAPRRPKKGPAPLTIAASKAVQKAFEEAYRQVVAAYMAASAKLRAGDRLVRFPEGTFPPALAFVEPSAWAQAR; from the coding sequence ATGAAACAAAGTATTCGATTCGTTCCCCCTGGCGGAGCCTTGGTCCTGGTCACCCACCGGTGCCTCCAAGCCCGCTTCCTGCTCACCCCCAACAGCCAGCTCAATCAGCTGGCCAAAGCCATCGTCGCCCGCGCCGCCAGGAGGGCCGGCGTGGAAGTGGTGGTGGTCCTCATCTTTGGCAACCACGTCCACCTCCTCCTGCGCGTTCCCAACGCCCACGCCATGGCTCAGTTCATGCACTACTTCGCGGGGAATCTGGCCCGGGAAGCCGGCCGCATCCACCGCTGGTCCGGAAAGTTCTGGCATCGCCAGTACTCCTACTCAGTGGTCGCCGACGACGAAGAATCCCAGGTGCAGATCCTGCGCTACTTGCTCTCTCACGGTTGCAAGGAAGATCTGGTCGCTAGCCCTCTCCAATGGCCGGGGCTCCATCCCGCCTCGATGATCTTGGAGGGCCAAGCTCACCGAGGTACCTGGGTCGATCGCACGAGCCTATGCCGCGATCGCCACAACCGCCCGGCATCGCCTCCCAAGGAGGAAGACTACGAGCAAGAGGAGATCCTCCAGCTGGCTCAGCTACCTTGCTGGGCCGGCCTGTCCTGGGAGGAGTACCAGGCTCGGGTTCGGGCTCTGGTGGAGCAGATCGAGGACGAGACCCGGGCCAGGCACCGGAAGCACGGCACCCGCCCTATGGGCAGAAAGAGAGTCCTGCGGCAGAAGCCCCATGCAGCTCCCAGGAGGCCCAAGAAGGGCCCGGCACCGTTGACCATCGCAGCCTCCAAGGCGGTTCAGAAGGCCTTCGAGGAAGCCTACCGACAAGTGGTTGCTGCCTACATGGCTGCTTCGGCAAAGCTCCGGGCTGGGGATCGGCTCGTTCGGTTCCCGGAAGGCACGTTTCCACCGGCCTTGGCCTTCGTGGAGCCATCGGCCTGGGCACAGGCGAGATGA
- a CDS encoding DUF2147 domain-containing protein, with product MRHGTFQTALLWTLTALLTLGWAGTALAQDADAILGVWRTAETDKGYSHVKIYRDGDTYSGKIIWLKKPTYGPEEGPELEGKEKTDRQNPDKKLRERPIVGLELLEGFTYDAGDQEWGGGTIYDPEKGKTYKSYMKLDGDTLMVRGYIGFSLLGRTTEWSRVEEKEQKSDD from the coding sequence ATGCGACACGGGACCTTCCAAACTGCCCTCCTTTGGACTCTCACTGCCCTGTTGACTCTTGGGTGGGCCGGCACCGCCCTCGCCCAGGACGCCGACGCCATCCTCGGTGTCTGGCGCACCGCCGAGACCGACAAAGGCTACTCCCACGTCAAGATCTACCGCGACGGCGATACCTACTCCGGCAAGATCATCTGGCTCAAGAAGCCCACCTACGGTCCGGAGGAAGGACCGGAGCTCGAGGGCAAGGAGAAAACCGACCGTCAGAATCCCGACAAGAAGCTCCGCGAGCGGCCCATCGTCGGCCTCGAGCTGTTGGAGGGCTTCACCTACGATGCCGGTGATCAGGAATGGGGCGGCGGCACCATCTACGATCCGGAAAAGGGCAAGACCTACAAGAGCTATATGAAGCTCGACGGCGACACCCTGATGGTTCGCGGCTATATCGGCTTCTCCCTCCTCGGCCGCACCACCGAATGGTCCCGCGTCGAGGAGAAAGAGCAGAAGTCCGACGACTGA
- a CDS encoding NFACT RNA binding domain-containing protein — MSPAKRSSPPPPPDPEQGTWRGRSVARRVVSPDGLTILVGRTAADNDILSLRLASPRDFWFHVAADSGSHVVVRNPDNLDRLPRETQQMAAGLAAGYSKARRGGRVPVHVTRCSEVSKPKGLPPGKVRLGRSSTVQVAPLRIEDLSS; from the coding sequence GTGAGCCCGGCCAAGCGATCCTCCCCTCCACCCCCTCCCGACCCGGAACAGGGAACCTGGCGCGGCCGTTCGGTAGCGCGTCGAGTGGTCTCGCCGGACGGCCTCACCATCCTCGTGGGGCGCACCGCCGCCGACAACGACATCCTGTCTCTCCGCCTGGCCTCGCCACGGGATTTTTGGTTTCACGTAGCTGCGGACTCGGGCTCCCACGTGGTGGTGCGCAACCCGGACAATCTCGATCGGCTGCCGCGGGAGACCCAGCAGATGGCCGCGGGGTTGGCGGCAGGTTATTCCAAAGCACGCCGAGGCGGCCGGGTGCCGGTGCACGTGACCCGCTGCAGCGAGGTCTCCAAGCCTAAGGGGCTACCGCCGGGGAAGGTGCGGCTGGGCCGCTCGTCGACGGTGCAGGTGGCGCCGCTACGGATCGAAGATCTGAGCTCCTGA
- the msrB gene encoding peptide-methionine (R)-S-oxide reductase MsrB, which translates to MEYGARNQESVARGSAASHAVPFEAAGPPRGAARSGLRGWRFVLTALAVLVVSTGACTAAQQSTDAKEADAQKASTHKAGEPAVPGLDPDPEGTIEKLELSEEEWRQRLTPEQFHVAREQGTERAFTGDLWDSKGDGVYRCMACGLTLFDSRTKFKSGTGWPSFWEPIEESHIGEEVDTSYGMRRTEVHCPRCGAHLGHVFADGPQPTGLRYCINSVSLIFTPREELQSTAGE; encoded by the coding sequence ATGGAATATGGAGCGAGGAATCAGGAATCGGTGGCCCGCGGCTCGGCCGCTTCCCATGCGGTGCCCTTCGAAGCGGCCGGCCCACCTCGCGGCGCAGCTCGTTCGGGACTTCGGGGCTGGAGGTTCGTGCTGACGGCGTTGGCGGTGCTGGTGGTCTCCACTGGAGCGTGCACGGCGGCTCAGCAGAGCACCGATGCAAAGGAGGCCGATGCCCAGAAGGCCTCGACCCACAAAGCCGGGGAGCCGGCGGTGCCGGGGCTGGACCCGGACCCCGAAGGAACCATCGAGAAGCTGGAGCTGAGCGAAGAAGAGTGGCGCCAGCGGCTGACTCCGGAGCAATTCCACGTCGCCCGAGAGCAGGGGACGGAGCGGGCTTTCACCGGTGATCTGTGGGATTCCAAGGGGGACGGCGTGTATCGTTGCATGGCCTGCGGCCTGACCCTCTTCGACTCCCGCACCAAGTTCAAGTCGGGCACCGGCTGGCCGAGCTTCTGGGAGCCCATCGAGGAATCCCACATCGGGGAAGAGGTGGACACCAGCTACGGCATGCGCCGCACCGAGGTCCATTGCCCGCGCTGCGGCGCCCACCTCGGCCACGTTTTCGCCGACGGTCCGCAGCCCACCGGTCTGCGCTACTGCATCAATTCCGTCTCGCTGATCTTCACTCCCCGGGAGGAGCTGCAGAGCACAGCCGGGGAGTGA
- a CDS encoding carboxylesterase/lipase family protein, with protein MVETRYGRLRGQRSRGVTAFRGIPFARPPVGELRFQPPQPPAAWSGVRDAKDFAPIAYQQEVLLPVLGKLWRWLRGNQSEDCLYLNVWTPGGPPARRPVMVWIHGGGFLFGSGTFLLYRGRELARRGDVVVVTLNYRLGVLGFLDPRELGAPRDAGFVPNLGLRDQLAALRWVQENIAGFGGDPDNITVFGQSAGAMSVGALLAAPAAQGLFHRAILQSGAAHHISTGDDSARYGRRFLRHLGLETFDPRVLQDLSPKQLLKAQTQAIPGIPARGLLPWQPTVGDDLLPRPPLDAIADGAASGVELIVGTNHDEWAFFTPARPSLRTLTWQQLERHAERILREHRIEGITGAEALAVYRASRKEELDSPYRLYVALRTDEVFRIPAQQLLETQAPHQPRIFCYRLDFPVPALSSTLGACHGADLPLVFGTHTHPALLPFFLASGEARRLSDAIQDAWSSFARRGSPSHSSVGPWAPWEPVARKTMILDQDCRLERAPREAERRLWLGQP; from the coding sequence ATCGTCGAGACTCGCTACGGCCGGCTGCGCGGGCAGCGCAGCCGGGGCGTGACCGCGTTCCGAGGCATCCCCTTCGCCCGGCCGCCGGTGGGAGAGCTACGCTTCCAGCCCCCCCAGCCACCGGCGGCTTGGAGCGGTGTCCGGGACGCCAAAGACTTCGCCCCCATCGCCTATCAACAAGAGGTGCTGCTTCCCGTCCTGGGCAAGCTGTGGCGCTGGCTGCGGGGGAATCAGAGCGAGGACTGCCTGTACCTCAACGTCTGGACCCCCGGTGGTCCCCCAGCCCGCCGGCCGGTGATGGTGTGGATCCACGGCGGCGGCTTTCTCTTCGGCTCGGGCACCTTCCTGCTCTACCGCGGCCGGGAGCTGGCGCGGCGCGGCGACGTGGTGGTGGTGACCCTCAACTATCGCCTGGGAGTGCTGGGCTTCCTCGATCCCCGGGAGCTCGGCGCGCCCCGGGACGCCGGCTTCGTTCCCAATCTGGGATTGCGGGACCAGCTGGCGGCGCTGCGCTGGGTGCAGGAGAATATCGCCGGCTTCGGCGGCGATCCGGACAACATCACCGTCTTCGGCCAGTCCGCCGGCGCCATGAGCGTGGGAGCGCTCCTCGCCGCCCCCGCCGCTCAGGGCCTCTTCCACCGCGCCATCCTCCAGAGCGGTGCCGCTCACCACATCTCCACCGGCGACGACAGCGCGCGTTACGGGCGCCGCTTCCTCCGCCACCTGGGGCTCGAGACCTTCGATCCCCGGGTGCTCCAGGACCTCTCCCCCAAGCAGCTCCTGAAAGCCCAAACCCAAGCCATTCCGGGCATCCCGGCCCGCGGCTTGCTGCCCTGGCAGCCCACCGTCGGCGACGACCTGCTGCCGCGGCCGCCCCTCGACGCCATCGCCGACGGCGCGGCTTCCGGAGTGGAGCTGATCGTTGGGACCAACCACGACGAATGGGCCTTCTTCACCCCCGCCCGGCCGAGCCTTCGCACTCTGACCTGGCAGCAACTGGAGCGCCACGCCGAGCGCATCTTGCGCGAGCACCGCATCGAAGGGATCACCGGCGCCGAGGCGCTGGCGGTGTACCGAGCCTCGCGCAAGGAGGAGTTGGACTCCCCCTATCGCCTCTATGTCGCCTTGCGCACCGACGAGGTCTTCCGCATCCCGGCTCAGCAGTTGTTGGAAACTCAAGCACCCCATCAGCCACGGATCTTCTGCTACCGCCTCGACTTTCCCGTGCCCGCCCTCTCCTCCACCCTCGGCGCCTGCCACGGTGCTGACCTACCGCTGGTTTTCGGTACCCACACCCACCCCGCTCTGCTGCCCTTTTTTCTCGCCAGCGGCGAAGCCCGGCGGCTCAGCGACGCCATCCAGGACGCCTGGAGCTCCTTCGCCCGCCGTGGCTCGCCCTCCCACAGCAGCGTCGGACCGTGGGCTCCCTGGGAACCCGTCGCCCGCAAGACCATGATCCTCGACCAAGACTGCCGGCTCGAGCGCGCCCCCCGGGAGGCCGAGCGGCGGCTGTGGCTGGGGCAGCCCTAG
- the mscL gene encoding large conductance mechanosensitive channel protein MscL, giving the protein MSFMAEFKKFALRGNIADMAIGFTVGAAFTTIAKSVVNDIIMPPVGLLMGRADFSDLFWLLKAGSEELPPYATLADAQEAGAVTVNYGIFVNNVIAFLLVALVMFLIIRSINRLDEEMEEMFGQDKAPPEEPSHKKCPYCRMQIPFRATRCPQCTSQLTAEAEEIPGGAATGA; this is encoded by the coding sequence ATGTCTTTCATGGCCGAATTCAAGAAATTCGCTCTGCGTGGCAACATCGCCGACATGGCCATCGGCTTCACCGTCGGAGCCGCCTTCACCACCATCGCCAAGTCGGTGGTCAACGACATCATCATGCCGCCGGTGGGATTGTTGATGGGGCGGGCGGACTTCTCCGACCTCTTCTGGCTGCTCAAGGCGGGGAGCGAAGAGTTACCGCCTTACGCCACCCTCGCCGACGCTCAGGAGGCCGGCGCGGTGACCGTCAACTACGGCATCTTCGTCAACAACGTCATCGCGTTTCTGTTGGTGGCGCTGGTGATGTTCCTGATCATCCGGTCGATCAACCGGCTGGATGAGGAGATGGAGGAGATGTTCGGCCAGGACAAAGCTCCGCCGGAGGAGCCGAGTCACAAGAAGTGCCCCTATTGCCGGATGCAGATTCCCTTCCGGGCCACCCGTTGCCCGCAGTGCACGTCCCAGCTGACAGCGGAAGCCGAGGAGATCCCCGGCGGAGCTGCCACGGGAGCCTGA
- a CDS encoding penicillin acylase family protein, translating into MPRSHRLQPCRPRLLRFPRLPCSPGLLGLSLLLLLALGTAGAAEAAVVPELDAAVRVVRTTDGIPHVYASRDTDAIAALGYLHARDRLFQMDSLRRIFSGTYAELVGSAALGSDIQLRTLGLRRAAERTYAALSASDLAWIEAYAHGVNAYLQQAPLPPEYGALELSKASVPPWTVVDSLVIAKGLAFGLSFDLSDIDNTVSFMTFSLTGAAAGFDGAALFFEDVFRVDPLAAVASVPAAPGQAPLVQPTSLDAGSPAAARSAAQAAAQNLQSYLRPATLDLARSYLQEARENTVLRAAVEAREADRGSNWWMFSGEHTTTGTSMMANDPHLALDSPATFYEAHLLVFDPQRFRVLNASGISFPGVPALAQGCNMDICWGSTTNPMDVTDVYQEILVLDPTTGLPVATLFDGQPEPLVLIPQVYRANTPGNGVGDDVAPVPVGPAEGGITFVVPRRNNGPIVNFDFTDPANAVALSVQYTGWGATFEVEAFRRWLRAKNVDDFVDALQSFDVGSQNWSVIDRSGTIAYFTSAEMPLREDLQELNAPDGGIPPFLIRDGSHQFNHEWLRAGDSDPRRALPYQILPFDEMPQSVNPAIGFLISGNNDPVGTTFDNNPLNQLRPGGGLYYLNAGYASLRAGRIQQMVDEALATGPVSLEDLQRMQADNQLLDAQLLTPFILDAFDNASAAGAPAALAALAADAEVAEAVSRLEAWDFTTPTGITEGYDPGDDATALTAPGADEVAHSVAATLYSTWRGQAVRRVVDDTLAAVGLDSVGPGSRQALMVLGHLLLEFDDNQGVGASGIPFFPPTAAAPTPENARDLAILESLRSALDLLASDDFAPAFGGSTDQDDYRWGYLHRIVFDNDLGSPFSMPSGGGLQDLAPGLPGVARAGGFQTVDASAHSARADGVNEFMFGSGPARRFVGTFTGGGLDAWETIPGGASALPGSPFQSNLLMLWLTNSYRPLVLRPQAVQQDRLDQMVLRPAP; encoded by the coding sequence ATGCCCCGATCCCACCGCCTGCAGCCCTGCCGTCCCCGGCTTCTTCGATTCCCGAGGCTACCTTGCAGCCCTGGCCTGCTGGGCCTGAGCCTGCTCCTCTTGCTCGCCTTGGGCACCGCCGGTGCCGCCGAGGCCGCAGTGGTACCGGAGCTGGACGCGGCGGTGCGGGTGGTCCGTACCACCGACGGCATTCCCCATGTCTACGCCTCCCGGGACACCGACGCCATCGCCGCCCTGGGCTATCTCCACGCTCGGGATCGCCTCTTCCAGATGGACTCCCTGCGCCGGATCTTCAGCGGCACCTACGCCGAGCTGGTGGGATCCGCCGCTCTCGGCTCCGACATCCAGCTGCGCACCCTCGGTCTGCGGCGCGCGGCGGAGCGCACCTATGCCGCCCTCTCCGCCTCCGACCTCGCCTGGATCGAGGCCTATGCCCACGGCGTCAACGCCTACCTCCAGCAGGCCCCGCTGCCGCCGGAGTACGGCGCCTTGGAGCTGTCCAAGGCCTCAGTACCGCCATGGACCGTGGTGGACTCCCTGGTCATCGCCAAGGGCCTCGCCTTCGGTCTCTCCTTCGACCTGTCGGATATCGACAACACCGTCAGCTTCATGACCTTCAGCCTCACCGGCGCCGCCGCCGGCTTCGACGGCGCCGCTCTCTTCTTCGAGGATGTCTTCCGGGTCGATCCCCTGGCCGCCGTGGCCTCCGTCCCCGCGGCGCCGGGACAGGCTCCGTTGGTGCAACCAACGAGCCTCGACGCCGGCTCCCCGGCGGCGGCCCGAAGCGCCGCCCAGGCCGCCGCTCAGAACCTGCAGAGCTATCTCCGCCCGGCAACTCTCGATCTCGCCCGGAGCTATCTACAGGAGGCGCGGGAGAACACGGTGCTGCGCGCCGCCGTCGAGGCCCGGGAAGCGGATCGCGGCAGCAATTGGTGGATGTTCAGCGGTGAGCACACCACCACCGGCACCTCCATGATGGCCAACGACCCCCACTTGGCCCTGGACAGCCCGGCGACCTTCTATGAAGCCCACCTGCTGGTCTTCGATCCCCAGCGCTTCCGGGTGCTCAACGCCAGCGGCATCAGCTTCCCCGGCGTACCGGCCCTGGCCCAGGGCTGCAATATGGACATCTGCTGGGGCTCCACCACCAATCCCATGGACGTCACCGACGTCTATCAGGAGATCCTGGTCCTCGATCCCACCACCGGGCTACCGGTGGCCACCCTCTTCGACGGCCAGCCCGAGCCGCTGGTGTTGATTCCCCAGGTCTACCGGGCCAACACTCCGGGCAACGGCGTCGGCGACGACGTAGCGCCCGTGCCGGTGGGGCCGGCGGAGGGCGGCATCACCTTCGTCGTGCCGCGGCGCAACAACGGCCCCATCGTCAACTTCGACTTCACCGACCCGGCCAACGCCGTGGCCCTCAGCGTCCAATACACCGGCTGGGGCGCCACCTTCGAGGTCGAGGCCTTCCGCCGCTGGCTGCGGGCGAAGAACGTCGACGACTTCGTCGACGCCCTGCAATCCTTCGACGTCGGCTCCCAGAATTGGTCCGTCATCGACCGTAGCGGCACCATCGCCTACTTCACCAGCGCCGAGATGCCCCTGCGGGAGGATCTGCAGGAGCTCAATGCTCCCGACGGCGGCATCCCACCCTTCCTCATCCGCGACGGCAGCCACCAGTTCAACCACGAATGGCTGCGCGCCGGGGACTCCGACCCGCGGCGGGCGCTGCCCTACCAGATCCTGCCCTTTGACGAGATGCCCCAGAGCGTCAACCCCGCCATCGGCTTCTTGATCTCCGGCAACAACGATCCGGTGGGCACCACCTTCGACAACAATCCCCTCAATCAGCTGCGCCCCGGCGGCGGCCTCTACTACCTCAACGCCGGCTACGCCAGCCTGCGCGCCGGCCGCATCCAGCAGATGGTGGACGAAGCCCTGGCGACGGGACCGGTGAGCCTGGAGGACCTGCAGCGCATGCAGGCGGACAACCAGTTGCTGGATGCCCAGCTCCTCACTCCCTTCATCCTCGACGCCTTCGACAACGCCTCCGCCGCCGGTGCTCCGGCGGCCCTGGCGGCCTTGGCGGCGGACGCCGAGGTGGCGGAGGCGGTGAGCCGGCTGGAGGCTTGGGACTTCACCACCCCCACCGGCATCACCGAGGGTTACGACCCCGGTGACGATGCCACCGCCCTCACCGCCCCCGGCGCCGACGAGGTCGCCCACAGCGTCGCCGCCACCCTCTACAGCACCTGGCGCGGCCAGGCGGTGCGCCGGGTGGTGGACGACACCCTCGCCGCGGTGGGGCTGGACTCGGTGGGTCCGGGGAGCCGACAGGCCCTGATGGTCCTCGGTCACCTCCTGCTGGAGTTCGACGACAACCAAGGAGTGGGCGCCTCCGGCATCCCCTTCTTCCCGCCCACCGCCGCCGCTCCGACCCCGGAGAACGCCCGGGATCTGGCGATCCTGGAGAGTCTACGGTCGGCCCTGGATCTGCTCGCCAGCGATGATTTCGCACCGGCCTTCGGCGGCTCCACGGACCAGGACGACTACCGCTGGGGTTACCTCCACCGCATCGTCTTCGACAACGATCTGGGGAGCCCCTTCAGCATGCCCTCCGGCGGCGGCCTCCAAGACCTGGCGCCGGGGCTACCCGGCGTCGCCCGTGCCGGCGGCTTCCAGACCGTCGACGCCTCCGCCCACAGCGCTCGCGCCGACGGGGTCAACGAATTCATGTTCGGCAGCGGCCCGGCGCGGCGCTTCGTGGGTACCTTCACCGGCGGCGGGCTGGACGCCTGGGAGACCATCCCCGGCGGTGCCAGCGCCCTCCCCGGCAGTCCCTTCCAATCCAACCTCCTGATGCTCTGGCTGACCAACAGCTATCGGCCCCTGGTGCTGCGGCCCCAGGCGGTGCAGCAGGATCGGCTGGATCAGATGGTGCTGCGGCCCGCTCCCTAG
- a CDS encoding DinB family protein encodes MGIESASTLSSDLSAEAFHQRPAPEECAPFYHGYIGRVPDGDVRRTLERLGEELATLLENLGEERAGDRYAPGKWTVAQVVGHVNDTERVFSHRIVWFARRDPAPLPGIDQDPWVEAGEFEGRSLAALVAELRAIRASTRALVQSLTPQMLERRGVASDAPCTVRALVWILAGHAEHHRRIVEERYL; translated from the coding sequence ATGGGCATTGAATCCGCCTCCACCCTATCTTCAGACCTGTCCGCCGAGGCTTTCCACCAGCGCCCGGCGCCGGAGGAGTGTGCTCCGTTCTACCACGGCTACATCGGCCGGGTGCCCGACGGGGACGTGCGGCGGACTCTGGAGCGTCTCGGCGAGGAGCTGGCGACGCTCCTGGAGAACCTGGGCGAGGAGCGGGCGGGCGATCGCTACGCTCCGGGCAAGTGGACGGTGGCCCAGGTGGTGGGCCACGTCAACGACACCGAGCGCGTGTTCAGCCACCGCATTGTGTGGTTCGCCCGCCGCGACCCGGCGCCGCTGCCGGGCATCGACCAGGACCCGTGGGTGGAGGCGGGGGAGTTCGAGGGACGGTCCCTGGCGGCCCTGGTGGCCGAGCTGCGGGCCATCCGGGCCTCCACCCGGGCGCTGGTGCAGAGCCTGACCCCGCAGATGCTGGAGCGCCGCGGCGTCGCCAGCGACGCTCCGTGCACCGTGCGGGCCCTGGTGTGGATCCTCGCCGGCCATGCGGAGCACCACCGGCGGATCGTCGAGGAACGCTACCTCTAG